aaaatatgatttttctaTTTGCTACTATTATTTTTCATGAGACTACAGCCAGCCTAAACAAAGTATTGAAAATATTCTAGACACTGATAAAAGATTTAATCACATAATGAcaacatttattctttttttcacaatgccacagcaaacaaaaatcaGCAGTGCAGAGCATATCAACTTGCCCTTTTAACAGCAGCCAGCGTTACTTTATTGGTTATGTTGCTCCCACTGAGCTTTGTCTACGTAGATGTACATAGGAAGAAATAGGATGACTCTGCAGGGTTAGTCTATGTTTGCTCCTATTTGCTGGTCCCTAATTTGTATTTTGGTCAGTGCTTAAACCCCATTATTGTCTAATAATGAAATGTATATCAAAATATGCCACAAAGGAAAAACCAATTACCAGACTGTACGTTTGTGTAAAAGCTGggtattatttaaataaagtgcacattgtgtgtgtttctgtgcaagTCTGTGatgacacaaacagcaaatgaCCTTATGTTAATTTGATAAATGAGCAGCACATGACTGATCTGTACTCTAGCCCCCCGAGGAAGGATGAGTCTATTTCTTGGCTTTGCCTTGAGCAGCCACTGCTTCCATGGCCTTCTTGACGGTCTCCTCATCTCCCAGGAACTGCATGGGTCCTATAGGCTTCAGATTCTTGTCCAGCTCATAGACAATGGGGATACCTGTGGGCAGGTTCAGCTCCATGATGGCCTCCTCTGACATACCTGGCAAACAATATAAGACATAAACCATGATTTAAATTCTATTTTGGGGCTGATCAGTTTTTTGAGTTTTCAGTACCAGCATAAACCATGTCAGATGaatgttcagattttttttatacactgAAACAAATACTTATCTTACTTAAACAGCAGTTTCCTTAATTAAGTGCTGAGTAAAATTATCGAAAAGTAGTGAGGAATAAACCCTCCTGCCACTGGACAGCACCTCGTCTGTCAGCTTTGGATCTTACCCTCGAGATGCTTGACGATACCACGGAGGCTGTTGCCATGGGCAGCGATCAGCACCCTCTTTCCCTCTTTGATCTGTGGAACAATCTCTTCATTCCAGAAAGGCAGTGCCCTGGCGATGGTGTCCTTGAGACTCTCACAGGAGGGAAGCTGGTCTTCGGTCAGGTCTGCATAACGCCGGTCCTAGATCAGCAGTAGACTAGTTAAAGTCATATATATGGGTTTACACagctgtaattaaaatatctcCATTTGGAAAAGACAAAGCGACAGACGCTGCTGTTTCATCCTCTTTGTCTTCCTGAGCTGTTACCTTGCTTATGGCCTGATAGTAGTCATGTCCCTCATCCATGGATGGGGGTGGAATGTCAAAAGAGCGCCTCCAGATCTTGACCTGGGCCTCTCCGTGTTTGGCTGCTGTTTCAGCCTTGTTCAGGCCAGTCAGGCCACCGTAGTGGCGCTCATTGAGCCGCCAGGTCCTGTGGACTGGCAACCACATCTGGTCAATGCTGTCTAGAACAAACCACAGGGTGCGGATGGCCCTCTTCAAGACAGAGGTGTAGCAAATATCGAATTCATAGCCAGCATCTGAGTAACAAAGAGTATATGACAAAAATGTTACATGGGAATGTTCAGTGGTCTTTGGGTCACTGAAAGCCCATagacacgtgtgtgtgtgtgtgtgggtgtacaACAtaggaataaataaaactgaagacattttgacatatgcaGCTTCATTAGTGATAATTaatatcttgtttttttaaaatcatattttacatttttatgtctcCACATCCCACCATGGGCTTCCCTAAAGTATTTCTACTGTTATGCTCACTTTACAAATTCTCTACACAATATAGTTTAtctaaattataaaaacaagtcTGGATTGATCGGTGTAAATGATAGAGGGAAGGCTACAATAAACTAAGGGCCGCCAGACTGTCTGGACTGGTGTCTGGGACCATGATGGGTCCAGCAGGAAGACATACATTCTCAATACATTCTCCTATTTCCCTGTTCTTAAATTTATATTCCAGGACTATTAGCAACCGTCTGGACTACACGCAGAGGTTTTGGTCAGGTCcgccctctctccctctgccccGCTGCTGGCTCGTCTTGTGTCGCAGTGGGTCGACTACCTGTTTCCCCATCCGGTCGAGTTGCATAAACGCTGCTGTACAGCGGTTTAATCCAAAGATCGGGTGAAAGCCTGATTAGGCCCTAAGACATTATCTGGTCGCCTACCGTACCCTTCAGGGCCTGTCCTCCTCTCTTTGCCTCCTGCTCCCCGGTCTCACTCAGGTCCGCGTCGAACCAGCCGCAGAAGCGGTTCTCCTGGTTCCAGCAGCTCTCTCCATGGCGGATCAGGACCAGCTTGTACGCAGCCATCCTCACACCAATGCCCTCTGAGCTGTATTTCCGGAAACTCTCGGGTAACTGACTCTTCCTCAAATGCTGCAGCAACGTGCGCAGATCGACCCTGACTTTGCCGCAAACCCACAGGCGGCGACGAGGAAGGTGCAGTATTTTGTGGTCCGGAGTGATAGCGGGTCTGGAGGCTTGAGGACTTGGCTGCTCTGGCTGAACTTGACAGACCTCACGACCAGAGATCGCTTCCTGCTGGTTTCCACCAATCGCAAGGCGAGCTGAGTGCGCCGCATGAGGAGGGAGCTAGAGGATGCGCACAGAGGCACGTCCACAGCAGTGCGTCTTGCAGGCTGGATTTAGTGCATCATATGGAAAAAAGGCTTGTGACAGAGTAAACATCATGAATGGTCACCATAGTAAGTGACGCATTAGTACGCATGTAGCTGAACGCGAAATCAACCATCACATCACATCCTGCTCAAATAACAGCACATCATTAACTTTTGCACATATAATATATAGCAGATGCAGGTAGTCAGCTGTTAATTGGCGCCTAAGGACCTGAGTCGTAGACCCAGACCAGGCATAAGTTGTAATAAGCGAGAACTAGAGgttataaatgaataaaaaattaaaaaatgattgaaTATGGTGTCAATTTAACAGAAATGCTGAGAGATTAGAAGAACATGAAGGTTTTAATTTGCAGTTTTCTTCTAAGGACCTAAGACGACCTCATGGACTTGAGACATGAATTGGAATTTCCCCAATTTCCCCTATACTGTATTACTCACTGGATTTTCAAAAATTATGTTGGCAGTCTGAGTAGGTAGTTCTTGTGGTTAGGCAGCAGCCTAGTTCCTTATTCAAACATGATTCTGCCCTTCTGAAGTGTTGCTTCAGTATGACACAAGTTCAGAGAGCTTCCCACCCCAGGGGATGGGGATTAGGTCCAAGTGTACCATTCAGTATTGCAGCATAGGAAAGTGTGGACTGAATCACGAGTCCACagtcaaaaatgacaaattatatGTAACAAAATCTTAAACTATAATCAGTTGAGATTTTGGGTATATCTTGCCTTTCCTAGATAGGGTACACCACTTACCCCCAGGTGAAACAGCACCAAAACCTCACATGTATTGATGACTATCATTCATCACATCACAAACCCATCAAATATGCATCTCACCAACAAGATTCTCACAGTGTATTGTAAATATGACTTGACTGCCAGCATAGCAATATGACAGGATAGTTTTCTGCAATGACAAAATCTTTTAAACATAtggaaaatgtttattgttaaatgaattattaacaGTACTCTTCCTCGATGGTTTTGTTTCAAAGGAATTCAGTGTAACATGCTTTCATTTGTCAAGGTTTACCAGATTTACCAACTGCAAATTAAGCctcattaatattttaatcttGACGTATGAAGTTAATTGATTTGGTTAACGACGCTGTCACGTGTCTTCCGTAGGCGGAGTGATTGTGGCCAATCAGCGCTAAGTATTAGGTTGTTGACAGGAGCGTTTGAATGTCGATTGGTTAACACTGAGCAGGTCCCGCCTTTTCCCGGAAGCTGACAGTCATCTGATTTATCTTTTTTGCACTGTTTCCTTGTTAGCCAACACCAACGCTAACCAACAAAACAACCGTCCCAGTTTCACCGCTCTGCTCTTCGGGAGTTAATACAACTCCTCGTCTACCTCTACAGTCATGGACGAGACGAGTCCACTTGTCTCTCCGCTCCGGGACTCCGGTGATTTCAGTTACTGTCCCACAGAGCCCACTAGCCCGCGGGGCGCGTTTGGAGGGACACCGGGCTCTGTGGTGCGCATCCCGGCCGGCAGTCCGGGACGCAACCGGGAGAGACAGCCGCTGCTGGATCGGGACCGCGGAAACTCTCCGCGGGATCCGCACAGGAACGAATTCCCGGAGGATCctgaattcagagagatcatCCGTAAGGCCGAACGAGCCATAGAGGAGGGGATCTACCCAGAGAGGATCTACCAGGGGTCCAGTGGGAGCTATTTTGTCAAAGACTCACAGGGGGTAAGAAGACCAGCTGCTAACTTACAGCCGAGTTATGTTGGTCCGCTAGCGGTCAGTTATGTTTTGTTACCCGATCTGAAAAATCTGCAGTGTTTAGGTCGCCACGACCAAAAGTGAAAGTATACAAGTGTGTTGTCAAAGTGCTGTAGTCACTTCTAAGAAGGCCTCCTCTAACCAGCCCGTGATGACTTGGCAAATAAGGTATGCAAGCTCAGCATGGACCCCCAGTTTGAACTAAGTACCCTCCAGCTTTACACTGGAATACAAATGCAGCTATAATGTCCTGTAAAGTGTAAAATTGTCTCTGGCCCAGCAGcttataaacacaaacacataacagCAACAACGGGGAAAGCATGAAGCCTCACAGGATGAAATACACTACATAAAGTTTACATTATAAACAgcataaggaaagaaaaattcAAACAGAGTCTAAGAATCAAGCAAAAGAATTGCTGGTTAGATAAACCTCAGAGTCATGCTGTAGCACCTACAGGGCCAGAGTTCAGGGGATGTCTGCTTTTCTGGTCTCAACCGGCACTGTGGATTTCTGATTAGTTCACTGGCCATAATGGAGGCCTAAGCCAGTTTGTACCTGTATTTAATgcatcattttaatttgatcCAGTTGTGTGGCTCCTTCTTAAATGTGGTTGTGCTAGCAggtgtttgtattttacatcTTTGAGCTGAGGCAGGTTTGTTAGTGAACATCCATCTCTGAGCAGCCGATACAGTCCTCACAGTCATAGAGATGTTTGTCCCCCATTCATTCTGTTAGTTTTcctgatttttcttcttctttctctacTTTGCATATAGGGACAGAGAAGCAGCTCTGGTCTAGAGTCTAATCAAACAGAAGACGCTGAGCACAGCTGTATGATTTGTTGCAGCTCTGATCACTTTAGTGTTACCACCCAATCAATACATGGACCATTACGgagcatttctttttatttgtccaTCTCAACTTGGATCGCCACTgccaaacagtaaaacaaatgagTTCCCgtctacagtgtgtgttgagCTTTCGTTCTATATCAAAAAAAGGAAGCGTGTCTTTTGGCTTTGTGGTTGAGTCCTTGTGAATTTCTTTTGCCACCTTTTAGCCAACAGTGTGTTTAAGATAAGATTATCCAAGAATTTCATTTACCACTCTGTCCATTGGCTTACAAAACAGAAGTGAGCATTCTAGGCTCAGTGTGTGGGGGTTTTACCAGATGACCCATTCTCCTTGCTCCCCCTCCTCAGCAATTTCTTTAGTTAGTCACCAGCATGCTTAGCAGTCATGTGCTAGCCTCTCTGTGAGGATATAGTTCTCTATGACCAAGTAGATGTGCCATACTAGTATGATCCAACACGTGATTTCTATATACATCTTTAGGAAATAACTCCTCACTCaggttttagttttactttgagCTGTGAACAACTTCAGTTAATATCACTTACAGTGGATTTTAATAGTCACTAGGTTTAACTTTGTAAAAAGTCTAATTTCAAACTCCTCTTGTAGCatagttcatttattttaatttgcaaAGGCAGATACTGTACTTGAATTAAAGTATTTGTCTCCTACACAACTAtacctttctttcttctccatTTGTAAACCTCCCTAACTCCCTCTAGATTGTGTCCCTCATTCATACTCACATTTTATCTTGCTCCACAGAAAATAATTGGTGTGTTCAAGCCTAAAAATGAAGAACCCTATGGCCAGCTGAACCCCAAATGGACCAAGTGGTTGCAGAAATTGTGCTGCCCCTGCTGTTTTGGCCGGGATTGTTTGGTCCTGAACCAGGGTTACCTGTCAGAGGCCGGGGCCAGCCTGGTCGATCAGAAACTGGAGCTCAACATTGTTCCCAGGACCAAGGTATAGATGCACAAAATATTACCATTGCATTACAAGAGAACCTGTTACCTCTCCTAATCAGTGTTTCCCATTTAGGTGGTATATCTGGCTAGTGAAACATTCAATTATAGTGCCATAGATAGGGTGAAGTCTCGAGGAAAAAGGCTAGCCCTGGAGAAGGTGCCTAAAGTGGGCCAGCGCTTCCACAGGATTGGACTACCACCCAAGGTACTCTGATCAATTGTTATCTTTCAGTGATTAATTTGTGTGCATTATTTACCAAATATGACCAGTTTGTCTAGGGACTGTTAAAGGGAAGCcttaaaaatgttaaagttaAAACTGTTAAGACATAATTAGCTGATGATTGTCTTTGAACTTTAAAAAGACCAGGTCATATTGTGTGCAGGGTTTTAGGAGGATTTTTTTCCcttaaattaatttcataaaTGCAGCTCATGTATACTCTTTATCTAACAATAACATCCTAGTCTCTTTCATTTCCACCAGGTTGGCTCCTTCCAGCTCTTTGTTGATGGATATAAGGATGCAGATTTCTGGCTGCGGAGGTTTGAAGCAGAGCCCTTGCCCGAAAACACCAACCGCCAACTCCAGCTGCAGTTTGAGCGGCTCGTAGTCCTGGATTACATCATAAGGAACACAGGCATGTGGTCATCCCTCAGGACTGGGTCATCatttcagcaaaataaaacaaagatttagTAGAATATATGTAGTTATTAAGATCATTGCTGATAAGTAACTGAATACATTTACTCAGCTACTGTACTGAACTACTGCTGCGTTCTTCACTATATTTCAAAGGGaaatattataatttttatgtttacattcatCAGTTATAATAGTTATCTTAGATTTGACTTATCATACATATAGTCATCTTCATACAATATATTACAGAGTTTTTAAACTACTCATTCTTATAAACAGTAACTGTACACTAACTCAAACATTTTGGCACAGGTAATACAATATTAAAAGTACTAAaccctgtccagggtgtaccccacctcttggCAGGTGGTCAAGTGGTTTGCCTTCAGTTGATGAGGTTGTTAGTCACCACCACTTCAGACAACTCCAACATTAATATGCCACTTACACAATCATCAATAGTAACAGTCCTAATTACTAAAGTACATATTGCTAATATCTGTATTTAGTGTGATATTGGTCCTTTATGTAAGTAAAAGGTTCAATCAGCTGCTGATTAAGATGTTTTACAGTTAGTGGTGGGGTCTTAAATAAggattgcaaaaaaaaaaaaatcaatatatttatGATAGCCTTGTTGTAGATTGAATTTGAATCCATTATTTGATGTTGCAGATAGAGGTAATGACAACTGGCTGCTTAAGTACGACTGTCCCATGGACCCTGTTGGAAACAGGGTGAGGATACACACGCATGCACTTTGTCAAAATCTAAACCTTTTGAATTTCTGAAATGGTCATACTATGTCTGAATATGTGTTGATTCTGCATCTAGgtcatgtatttaattttttttttattgtaaacataaaatgaaattcCTTCCTGGATGCCCATATCGTCTTTCTAGGACACAGACTGGGTTGTAGTAAAGGATCCCATCATCAAGCTGGCAGCCATAGACAATGGCCTTGCCTTCCCCCTCAAACACCCTGACTCCTGGAGAGCCTGTAAGACATTGCCCTTGTTTTAACTAATCATTGCTCATCTTTGCAATTCATGCTTTTAAAATAACAGCTCTTTTTTTCAATAGTGTGTCCAGTGGATACTGCTATAGCACCTCTGTTTGACCTGTCCTGTATTTCATCTTACACCTCTACCACAGCCTTTCTATCTATATTTCTGCAAAATTGTGCTTATTTCATTACTCTTTAATTCCACTTTTGTTGCATTTAGACTTTctctaaatatttatttctgtaaaaatacTATTTTATTTGGATGACATTGaccaaaacactgcagcttgtttgtaataataataactctTTACAAGTGTAATATAATTGTCCAATCACCAGACCCATTCTACTGGGCGTGGCTTTCCCAGGCCAAAGTTCCTTTCTCCCAGGAGATCAGAGATCTGGTCCTGCCGAAACTCTCTGACCCAAACTTCGTCAAAGATCTTGAAGAGGACCTCTATGAATTATTCAAGGTATGGAGGGACTCTGATAAAATATTCAGTAACATCTGTGTGGAAAATGAAGTCCTAATCGCATTATACAGCAAAATTGGGCATGTCTGGTCGGTCTCACTGAAAAGTAATGATACAACTAAAGTCAattcatttgaaaacaaaaatgcctGACTACTCTGTGAGGAGATGTCCATATTTAAGTACCACTCAGTACACCCTTCATTAGTGAGATTcccttttttaaattgtgttgatattttgcatgtttatttttaatttttatttttgacagcaGGTTCTATTTTCCTGAGTATAGGTAACGTCAGTCATATCTGTGGAGAGAAATTCTGCCATTGTTTAGATTCTTCACCTTTTCTTTGC
This genomic window from Mastacembelus armatus chromosome 1, fMasArm1.2, whole genome shotgun sequence contains:
- the pgam1b gene encoding phosphoglycerate mutase 1b, with translation MAAYKLVLIRHGESCWNQENRFCGWFDADLSETGEQEAKRGGQALKDAGYEFDICYTSVLKRAIRTLWFVLDSIDQMWLPVHRTWRLNERHYGGLTGLNKAETAAKHGEAQVKIWRRSFDIPPPSMDEGHDYYQAISKDRRYADLTEDQLPSCESLKDTIARALPFWNEEIVPQIKEGKRVLIAAHGNSLRGIVKHLEGMSEEAIMELNLPTGIPIVYELDKNLKPIGPMQFLGDEETVKKAMEAVAAQGKAKK
- the pi4k2a gene encoding phosphatidylinositol 4-kinase type 2-alpha, which translates into the protein MDETSPLVSPLRDSGDFSYCPTEPTSPRGAFGGTPGSVVRIPAGSPGRNRERQPLLDRDRGNSPRDPHRNEFPEDPEFREIIRKAERAIEEGIYPERIYQGSSGSYFVKDSQGKIIGVFKPKNEEPYGQLNPKWTKWLQKLCCPCCFGRDCLVLNQGYLSEAGASLVDQKLELNIVPRTKVVYLASETFNYSAIDRVKSRGKRLALEKVPKVGQRFHRIGLPPKVGSFQLFVDGYKDADFWLRRFEAEPLPENTNRQLQLQFERLVVLDYIIRNTDRGNDNWLLKYDCPMDPVGNRDTDWVVVKDPIIKLAAIDNGLAFPLKHPDSWRAYPFYWAWLSQAKVPFSQEIRDLVLPKLSDPNFVKDLEEDLYELFKKDPGFDRGQFHKQVAVMRGQILNLCQALKDGKSPLQLVQMPPVIVETARAPQRANSESYTQSFQSRRPFFTWW